A genomic window from Maylandia zebra isolate NMK-2024a linkage group LG20, Mzebra_GT3a, whole genome shotgun sequence includes:
- the aurkaip1 gene encoding small ribosomal subunit protein mS38, whose amino-acid sequence MFASKIIPRLSLLHKATCALQAHGETLNGCLQPAASAYCSSRHQKLRNYSTAADNRSPPRWVQLEPELDEALIPRKLSVSPLESWLSLRYSLPPLLESTQPQEDVELLEEKALPPISVPVLEDGEGTVTPLRCKNVLEIRRRKMNRHKYKKLQKRTKFLRKRVLEGRGKKKQKRFEEDLKKIWMRAGLKKAPEGWSTPKIFIKQHGNRRN is encoded by the exons ATGTTTGCCTCAAAGATCATCCCTCGTCTCAGCCTATTACACAAAGCAACTT GTGCACTTCAAGCTCATGGAGAAACTTTGAATGGATGTCTACAACCAGCTGCTTCTGCTTACTGCTCTTCACGTCATCAAAAACTGAGAAACTACTCAACAGCGGCAGACAACAGGTCCCCTCCGCGATGGGTCCAGCTTGAGCCGGAGCTGGACGAGGCTCTCATACCACGTAAACTGTCAGTAAGTCCCCTGGAGAGCTGGCTCTCACTACGCTACTCCCTCCCTCCGCTGCTGGAGTCCACTCAGCCACAGGAGGATGTAGAGCTGCTGGAGGAGAAGGCGCTGCCGCCTATCTCCGTCCCCGTTTTGGAAGACGGGGAGGGTACAGTAACACCACTCAGATGTAAGAATGTTCTAGAGATACGGCGGCGGAAGATGAACCGGCATAAATACAAGAAGCTGCAAAAACGGACTAAGTTCTTGAGAAAGAGGGTGCTGGAGGGCCGAGGAAAGAAGAAGCAG AAACGCTTTGAGGAGGATCTGAAGAAGATTTGGATGCGAGCGGGACTGAAGAAGGCTCCAGAGGGATGGAGCACACCTAAGATCTTCATTAAACAGCATGGAAACAGAAGGAACTGA